One stretch of Streptomyces sp. 135 DNA includes these proteins:
- a CDS encoding PLP-dependent transferase, with product MDANTETAMGTVTREGSHPGAHAADGGGTERRARTDSSRPVPRALATEAVHAGRDDLAGLGLHAPPIDLSTTYPSHDSRAEAARIDAFAADGVLDDGPPVYARLGNPTVARFETALARLEGTESAVAFASGMAALSAVLLVRGAAGLRHVVAVRPLYGCSDHLLTAGLLGNEVTWVDPAGIAEAVRPDTGLVMVESPANPTLAELDLAAVAHACGEVPLLADNTFATPVLQRPVESGARLVLHSATKYLGGHGDVLGGVVACDEEFARRLRQVRFATGGVLHPLAGYLLLRGLATLPVRVRAASANAAELARRLAADPRVARVHYPRLGGAMVAFEVLGDPHEVTAGVRLITPAVSLGSVDTLIQHPASISHRVVDVADRHSSGVSDRLLRMSCGLEDVEDLWRDLDRALGPVSAQPADAVRRGRPEPVG from the coding sequence ATGGACGCGAACACGGAGACAGCCATGGGGACGGTTACGCGGGAGGGCTCGCACCCCGGTGCCCACGCGGCGGACGGCGGCGGCACGGAGCGGCGGGCGCGGACCGACAGCTCGCGCCCCGTGCCGCGCGCTCTGGCCACCGAGGCCGTGCACGCCGGACGGGACGACCTGGCCGGCCTTGGCCTGCACGCGCCGCCCATCGACCTCTCCACGACGTACCCCTCCCATGACAGCCGGGCCGAGGCCGCCCGCATCGACGCCTTCGCCGCCGACGGCGTCCTCGACGACGGGCCGCCCGTCTACGCCCGCCTCGGCAACCCGACCGTCGCCCGCTTCGAGACCGCCCTCGCCCGCCTCGAAGGCACCGAGAGCGCCGTCGCGTTCGCGAGCGGCATGGCCGCCCTCAGCGCGGTCCTGCTCGTCCGCGGCGCCGCGGGCCTGCGGCACGTCGTGGCGGTCCGGCCGCTCTACGGCTGCAGCGACCACCTGCTCACCGCGGGCCTGCTCGGCAACGAGGTGACGTGGGTCGATCCGGCCGGCATCGCGGAGGCCGTCCGCCCCGACACCGGCCTGGTGATGGTCGAGTCGCCGGCCAATCCGACGCTCGCCGAACTCGACCTGGCCGCCGTGGCCCACGCCTGCGGTGAGGTGCCGCTGCTCGCCGACAACACCTTCGCCACGCCCGTCCTCCAGCGGCCGGTGGAGAGCGGGGCGCGCCTCGTGCTGCACAGCGCCACGAAATACCTGGGCGGGCACGGCGACGTCCTCGGCGGGGTGGTGGCGTGCGACGAGGAGTTCGCGCGGCGGCTGCGCCAGGTGCGGTTCGCCACCGGCGGGGTGCTGCACCCCCTGGCCGGATATCTGCTGCTGCGCGGCCTCGCCACGCTGCCGGTCCGGGTGCGGGCGGCGTCGGCGAACGCGGCGGAGCTGGCGCGGCGCCTCGCCGCGGACCCGCGCGTGGCCCGCGTCCACTACCCGCGTCTCGGCGGCGCCATGGTCGCCTTCGAGGTCCTCGGCGACCCGCACGAGGTGACCGCCGGCGTGCGGCTGATCACCCCGGCGGTCAGCCTCGGCAGCGTCGACACCCTCATCCAGCACCCGGCGTCCATCAGCCACCGCGTCGTGGACGTGGCGGACCGGCACTCGTCCGGTGTGAGCGACCGCCTGCTGCGCATGTCGTGCGGCCTTGAGGACGTCGAGGACCTCTGGCGCGACCTGGACCGGGCCCTCGGACCCGTCAGCGCTCAGCCCGCTGATGCCGTTCGGCGTGGACGCCCTGAGCCGGTGGGCTGA
- a CDS encoding Lrp/AsnC family transcriptional regulator, giving the protein MADSVALDPVDLHILRLLQNDARTTYRDLAAQVGVAPSTCLDRVTRLRRSGVILGHQLRLDPARLGRGLQALLSVQVRPHRRDLVGPFVERIRALPESLSLFHLTGPEDFLVHVAVAGPADLQRLVLDEFTARREVARVETRLIFQQWECGPLLPPEATAEGPRDPVGESW; this is encoded by the coding sequence ATGGCCGACTCTGTCGCACTGGACCCGGTGGATCTCCACATTTTGCGCCTGTTGCAGAACGACGCCCGGACCACCTACCGCGATCTGGCGGCACAGGTCGGTGTGGCGCCGTCGACCTGCCTCGACCGGGTGACGCGGCTGCGGCGCTCGGGGGTGATCCTCGGACACCAGCTGCGCCTGGACCCGGCGCGCCTCGGCCGCGGCCTCCAGGCGCTGCTCTCGGTCCAGGTGCGGCCGCACCGCCGCGATCTGGTCGGGCCGTTCGTGGAGCGGATCCGGGCGCTGCCCGAGTCCCTGTCCCTGTTCCATCTGACGGGCCCCGAGGACTTCCTGGTGCATGTGGCGGTCGCCGGTCCCGCGGACCTCCAGCGGCTCGTCCTCGACGAGTTCACGGCGCGGCGCGAAGTGGCGCGCGTGGAGACGAGGTTGATCTTCCAGCAGTGGGAGTGCGGCCCGCTCCTGCCGCCCGAGGCCACCGCCGAAGGGCCGCGCGATCCCGTCGGCGAATCCTGGTGA
- a CDS encoding DUF885 domain-containing protein: MSATNNPQSDAGPLPREVADAYVDELIALDPITGTYLGVEESNSRLPDTSPAGQDALARLAQTTLDRLDEAERRPGADSEIERRCGRLLRERLTAELAVHDAGEGLRSVGNLHTMPHQVREIFTVTPMETEQDWAVIAERLRAVPAAFEGYRASLELGLERKLFASPRPTDTFIGQLTEWAGPKGGPGWFEEFAAQGPEALRADLDTAARAATASVVALRDWMRDVYAPTIEGSPDTVGRERYALLSRHFNGTDLDLDEAYAYGWSEFHRLIAEMRTEAEKILPGAATPWVALAHLDEHGTHIEGVEETRVWLQELMDEAIEALDGTHFELADRVRKVESHVAPPGGAAAPYYTAPSEDFSRPGRTWLPTMGETRFPVYDLVSTWYHEGVPGHHLQLAQWAHVAENLSRYQATVGIVSANAEGWALYAERLMDELGFLTDAERRLGYLDAQMMRALRVIVDIGMHLELEIPADSPVHPGERWTPDLAQEFYDAHCGRPTEYVASEMTRYLTIPGQAIGYKLGERAWLLGRENARRRHGDAFDAKAWHMAALSQGSLGLDDLVDELSRL, encoded by the coding sequence ATGTCAGCCACGAATAACCCGCAGTCGGACGCCGGCCCCCTGCCCCGCGAGGTCGCCGACGCGTACGTCGACGAGCTCATCGCCCTCGATCCCATCACCGGCACCTACCTCGGCGTCGAGGAGAGCAACAGCAGGCTCCCCGACACCTCGCCCGCGGGGCAGGACGCCCTCGCACGGCTGGCGCAGACGACGCTGGACCGGCTCGACGAGGCGGAGCGCAGGCCCGGTGCCGACAGTGAGATCGAGCGCCGCTGCGGCCGGCTGCTGCGCGAGCGGCTCACCGCGGAGCTGGCCGTGCACGACGCCGGTGAGGGCCTGCGTTCGGTCGGCAATCTGCACACCATGCCGCACCAGGTGCGGGAGATCTTCACCGTGACCCCGATGGAGACCGAGCAGGACTGGGCGGTGATCGCGGAGCGGCTGCGGGCCGTGCCGGCCGCGTTCGAGGGCTACCGCGCCTCGCTCGAACTCGGTCTTGAGCGCAAGCTGTTCGCGTCGCCGCGTCCCACGGACACGTTCATCGGGCAGCTCACCGAGTGGGCGGGTCCCAAGGGCGGGCCCGGCTGGTTCGAGGAGTTCGCCGCTCAGGGCCCGGAGGCGCTCCGCGCCGACCTGGACACCGCGGCGCGGGCCGCGACCGCCTCGGTCGTGGCGCTGCGCGACTGGATGCGGGACGTCTACGCGCCCACGATCGAGGGCTCCCCCGACACCGTGGGCCGCGAGCGGTACGCCCTGCTGTCCCGCCACTTCAACGGCACCGACCTGGACCTCGACGAGGCGTACGCGTACGGCTGGTCGGAGTTCCACCGGCTGATCGCGGAGATGCGGACCGAGGCCGAGAAGATCCTGCCCGGCGCGGCCACGCCGTGGGTGGCGCTCGCCCACCTCGACGAGCACGGGACGCACATCGAGGGCGTCGAGGAGACGCGCGTCTGGCTCCAGGAGCTGATGGACGAGGCGATCGAGGCGCTGGACGGCACACACTTCGAACTCGCCGACCGGGTGCGGAAGGTGGAGTCCCACGTCGCCCCACCCGGCGGCGCGGCGGCCCCCTATTACACCGCTCCCTCCGAGGACTTCTCACGCCCCGGCCGCACCTGGCTGCCGACCATGGGCGAGACCCGCTTCCCCGTCTACGATCTCGTCTCCACCTGGTACCACGAGGGCGTCCCCGGCCATCACCTGCAGCTCGCCCAGTGGGCGCATGTCGCGGAGAACCTCTCCCGCTACCAGGCGACCGTCGGCATCGTCAGCGCCAACGCGGAGGGCTGGGCGCTCTACGCGGAGCGGCTCATGGACGAACTCGGCTTCCTGACCGACGCGGAGCGCAGGCTCGGCTACCTGGACGCGCAGATGATGCGCGCGCTGCGGGTCATCGTGGACATCGGCATGCACCTGGAGCTGGAGATCCCGGCCGACTCGCCCGTCCACCCGGGCGAGCGCTGGACGCCGGACCTGGCCCAGGAGTTCTACGACGCGCACTGCGGCCGTCCGACGGAGTACGTGGCGAGCGAGATGACGCGCTACCTCACGATCCCCGGCCAGGCCATCGGCTACAAGCTGGGTGAGCGGGCCTGGCTCCTCGGCCGCGAGAACGCGCGCCGACGCCACGGCGACGCGTTCGACGCCAAGGCCTGGCACATGGCGGCACTGTCCCAGGGCTCGCTGGGCCTGGACGATCTGGTGGACGAACTGTCCCGGCTGTGA
- a CDS encoding rhodanese-like domain-containing protein yields MNTTNPQLSAPSSVSGASAAATSNPVLRVPPACPAAAVAHFGTSLAFHADVSDVASALADGGRPGFIVIDTRSTAAWDQGHVPGALHLPTALIPEQAEALLDKSVPVVTYCWGPGCNGATRAALALAQLGFRVKEMLGGFEYWVREGFAFETWEGRERRTPDALTAPVDAEDCGC; encoded by the coding sequence ATGAACACCACGAACCCGCAGCTCAGCGCCCCTTCCTCCGTCTCGGGCGCCTCGGCGGCCGCCACTTCGAATCCGGTCCTGCGGGTGCCGCCCGCCTGCCCGGCCGCGGCCGTCGCGCATTTCGGGACGAGCCTCGCTTTCCACGCCGACGTCTCCGACGTGGCGTCCGCGCTCGCCGACGGCGGCCGCCCCGGATTCATCGTGATCGACACCCGTTCCACCGCCGCCTGGGACCAGGGGCACGTGCCGGGCGCGCTCCACCTGCCCACCGCGCTGATCCCCGAACAGGCCGAGGCGCTCCTCGACAAGTCGGTGCCGGTCGTCACCTACTGCTGGGGTCCCGGCTGCAACGGCGCGACGCGGGCGGCCCTCGCCCTCGCCCAACTGGGCTTCAGGGTCAAGGAGATGCTGGGCGGCTTCGAGTACTGGGTGCGTGAGGGCTTCGCGTTCGAGACGTGGGAGGGCCGCGAGCGGCGTACCCCCGACGCGCTCACGGCTCCTGTCGACGCGGAGGACTGCGGCTGCTGA
- a CDS encoding SAM-dependent methyltransferase yields MHGAGERIDTSTAHSARVYDYILGGKDHYLVDIEAGDAMCRHWPALPVHMLENRRFMHRAGRFLAEEQGVRQFLDIGTGLPTAPNLHEVVQSVAPESRVVYVDNDPIVLAHARALLQSSPEGATAYVDADMHDPDAILDSAQFRALVDLDEPVGLMVIGILHFILPPDDRNLVRRLLEPLPSGSFLALTIGTADFAPEEIGRVAEEYARQGMPMALRDLPTATSFFEGMELMEPGVTQVHKWRPGPEQAGIEDRAIAMYGAVARKK; encoded by the coding sequence ATGCACGGCGCAGGCGAGCGGATCGATACCTCGACGGCACATTCCGCGCGGGTGTACGACTACATCCTGGGAGGCAAGGACCACTACCTCGTCGACATCGAGGCGGGCGACGCCATGTGCCGGCATTGGCCGGCGCTGCCCGTGCACATGCTGGAGAACAGGCGGTTCATGCACCGTGCCGGGCGTTTTCTGGCGGAGGAGCAGGGCGTTCGCCAGTTCCTCGACATCGGCACCGGACTGCCTACGGCTCCCAACCTGCACGAGGTGGTGCAGTCGGTCGCGCCGGAGTCCCGCGTGGTCTACGTCGACAACGACCCGATCGTGCTGGCCCACGCCCGCGCGCTCTTGCAGAGCTCCCCGGAGGGGGCGACCGCGTACGTCGACGCGGACATGCATGATCCGGACGCCATCTTGGACAGCGCCCAGTTCCGTGCCCTGGTGGACCTGGACGAACCGGTCGGCCTGATGGTCATCGGCATCCTGCACTTCATCCTGCCGCCGGACGACCGGAACCTCGTGCGGCGTCTGCTCGAACCGCTGCCGTCGGGCAGCTTCCTCGCGCTGACCATCGGCACCGCGGACTTCGCGCCCGAGGAGATCGGCCGGGTGGCGGAGGAGTACGCGCGGCAGGGCATGCCCATGGCGCTGCGTGACCTGCCGACCGCCACCTCCTTCTTCGAGGGCATGGAGCTGATGGAGCCGGGCGTCACCCAGGTCCACAAGTGGCGGCCGGGCCCTGAGCAGGCCGGCATCGAGGACCGTGCCATTGCCATGTACGGGGCGGTCGCCCGTAAGAAGTGA
- a CDS encoding lasso RiPP family leader peptide-containing protein, translating into MQQDELYEPPAMAEVGDFAEPTRGEALGAF; encoded by the coding sequence ATGCAGCAGGACGAACTGTACGAACCACCGGCCATGGCAGAGGTCGGTGACTTCGCCGAGCCGACCCGGGGTGAGGCCCTGGGAGCGTTCTAA
- a CDS encoding SAM-dependent methyltransferase: protein MPSSARMYDYMLGGDAHQSCDRDAVAKVLEALPEAPLLARANRTFALAAVRYCAARGIRQFIDVGTGIPTSPSVFEIARACSPEAKVVGVDCDPVVLAEGAASVSSASSALIEGDVREPERLFGAPTLRRLIDLDEPVAVLLVAVLHFISDEEDPVAIVARIRQLLAPGSVLAVSHICATGSDPEAVRRIEGVYRQSSGAFHIRSERGIRKLFGDLPLARPGHLVDVQRWGTDSPSAPTPVRIVAGVSAPIPP from the coding sequence GTGCCCAGCTCCGCTCGTATGTACGACTACATGCTGGGCGGAGACGCCCACCAGAGCTGTGACCGGGACGCGGTCGCGAAGGTGCTGGAGGCGCTCCCGGAGGCGCCCCTGCTGGCTCGCGCGAACCGGACGTTCGCTCTCGCCGCCGTGCGGTACTGCGCCGCCCGGGGCATCCGCCAGTTCATCGACGTGGGCACCGGCATTCCCACCAGCCCGTCGGTGTTCGAGATCGCGCGGGCCTGCTCGCCGGAAGCGAAGGTCGTCGGGGTCGACTGCGACCCGGTGGTGCTCGCTGAGGGGGCCGCGTCGGTGTCGAGCGCCTCCAGTGCTCTCATCGAGGGCGACGTGCGTGAACCGGAGCGGCTTTTCGGCGCCCCCACGCTGAGAAGGCTGATCGATCTGGACGAGCCCGTGGCGGTTCTGCTCGTCGCCGTCCTGCATTTCATCAGTGATGAGGAGGATCCGGTCGCGATCGTGGCGCGGATACGGCAACTACTGGCTCCCGGCAGCGTGTTGGCGGTGTCCCACATCTGTGCCACGGGGAGCGACCCGGAAGCGGTGCGGCGGATCGAGGGTGTATACCGGCAGTCGTCCGGGGCGTTCCACATCCGCAGCGAACGCGGGATCCGGAAGCTGTTCGGCGACCTGCCGCTCGCCCGGCCGGGACACCTGGTCGACGTCCAGCGGTGGGGGACCGACTCCCCGTCCGCACCGACCCCGGTACGGATCGTCGCCGGGGTCAGCGCACCCATCCCGCCGTGA
- a CDS encoding MarR family winged helix-turn-helix transcriptional regulator, producing the protein MESLTGTTTDQAPANPAATDDMLATQPVGYWCGLTHTTVTRHLRDAMAKIDATQPQYWVLNRVNGGPTAPSREEVVAQLTHLVDGPHEIARIVDQLLHREWLRIDDGQRLHLTDAGETARVRLRELATEIRAVVHQGISDEEYVAALKVLRKMVANVEGDGTPGNPS; encoded by the coding sequence ATGGAGTCACTGACCGGAACCACCACCGATCAGGCGCCGGCGAACCCGGCCGCCACCGATGACATGCTGGCCACTCAGCCGGTCGGCTACTGGTGCGGCCTGACCCATACAACCGTCACCCGGCATCTGCGTGACGCCATGGCCAAGATCGACGCCACGCAGCCGCAGTACTGGGTACTCAACCGCGTGAACGGCGGCCCCACGGCGCCGAGCCGCGAGGAAGTCGTCGCGCAGCTGACACACCTTGTTGACGGGCCGCATGAAATTGCCAGGATCGTCGACCAGTTGCTCCACCGCGAATGGCTCCGGATCGACGACGGGCAGCGCCTGCACCTCACGGATGCCGGGGAGACCGCCAGAGTGCGGCTTCGTGAGCTGGCGACCGAGATACGCGCCGTGGTCCACCAGGGCATCAGCGACGAGGAGTACGTGGCCGCGCTCAAGGTACTGCGCAAGATGGTGGCCAATGTGGAAGGGGACGGGACTCCCGGTAATCCGTCCTGA
- a CDS encoding exonuclease SbcCD subunit D encodes MRLLHTSDWHLGRSFHRVNMLDAQAAFIGHLESTVRERDVDAVVVSGDVYDRAVPPLAAVELFDDALHRLADLGVPTVMISGNHDSARRLGVGAGLIDRAGIHLRTDPAACAEPVILADRHGDVAFYGLPYLEPALVKDEFGVAKAGHEAVLAAAMERVRADLAGRAPGTRSVVLAHAFVSGGQVSDSERDITVGGVAAVPAGVFEGVDYAALGHLHGSQTLGPRVRYSGSPLPYSFSEADHRKSMWLVDLGPEGQIEAERVDCPVPRALARLRGTLEDLLGDPALARHEEAWVEATLTDAVRPDDPMARLCERFPHTLSLVFDPDRAPDDPDVSYAQRLQGRSDQEIAEDFVAHVRGAGPDTHEQAVLRSAFDAVRTEDTLREVAR; translated from the coding sequence ATGAGGCTGCTGCACACGTCCGACTGGCATCTGGGCCGATCGTTCCACCGCGTGAACATGCTCGACGCCCAGGCCGCCTTCATCGGTCACCTGGAGTCGACCGTGCGCGAGCGCGACGTCGACGCCGTCGTGGTGTCCGGCGACGTGTACGACAGGGCGGTGCCGCCGCTCGCGGCGGTCGAGCTGTTCGACGACGCGCTGCACCGGCTCGCGGACCTCGGCGTGCCGACGGTGATGATCTCCGGGAACCACGACTCGGCGCGCCGCCTCGGCGTCGGCGCGGGCCTCATCGACCGCGCCGGCATCCACCTGCGCACCGACCCGGCCGCCTGCGCGGAGCCCGTGATCCTCGCCGACCGCCACGGCGACGTGGCCTTCTACGGCCTGCCCTACCTCGAACCCGCCCTGGTCAAGGACGAGTTCGGCGTGGCCAAGGCGGGCCACGAGGCGGTCCTCGCGGCCGCCATGGAGCGGGTGCGGGCCGATCTCGCCGGCCGCGCGCCCGGCACCCGTTCCGTCGTGCTCGCGCACGCCTTCGTCAGCGGCGGCCAGGTCAGCGACAGCGAGCGGGACATCACCGTGGGCGGTGTCGCGGCGGTCCCGGCCGGCGTGTTCGAAGGCGTCGACTACGCCGCGCTCGGGCATCTGCACGGGAGCCAGACGCTCGGCCCGCGCGTGCGCTACTCCGGCTCCCCCCTGCCGTACTCCTTCTCCGAGGCCGACCACCGCAAGAGCATGTGGCTGGTCGACCTCGGCCCCGAGGGGCAGATCGAGGCCGAGCGCGTCGACTGCCCGGTGCCGCGCGCGCTCGCCCGTCTCAGGGGCACCCTCGAGGACCTGCTCGGCGATCCCGCCCTCGCCCGGCACGAGGAGGCGTGGGTCGAGGCCACCCTGACCGACGCGGTACGGCCCGACGACCCCATGGCGCGCCTCTGCGAGCGCTTCCCCCACACCCTCAGCCTCGTCTTCGACCCGGACAGGGCACCCGACGACCCGGACGTCTCGTACGCCCAGCGGCTCCAGGGCCGCAGCGACCAGGAGATCGCCGAGGACTTCGTCGCCCACGTGCGCGGCGCGGGTCCCGACACGCACGAACAGGCGGTCCTGCGGTCCGCCTTCGACGCGGTCCGCACCGAGGACACCCTGCGCGAGGTCGCCCGATGA
- a CDS encoding YigZ family protein, whose amino-acid sequence MQDEYRTVAREGVHETEISRSRFLCALAPAATEWEAQDFVARIRKEHPTASHNCFAYVIGADAAIQKASDDGEPGGTAGVPMLQMLMRRDMRYVAAVVTRYYGGVKLGAGGLIRAYGGAVGEALDTLGTVTRRRFRLATVTVDHQRAGKVQNDLRAAGREVRDVRYGDAVTIEIGLPDADVDAFRGWLADATAGSAEFELGGEAYGDA is encoded by the coding sequence ATGCAGGACGAGTACCGCACAGTGGCCCGCGAGGGCGTGCACGAGACCGAGATCAGCCGTTCGCGGTTTCTGTGCGCCCTCGCGCCCGCGGCCACCGAGTGGGAGGCCCAGGACTTCGTCGCGCGCATCCGCAAGGAGCACCCGACGGCCAGCCACAACTGCTTCGCGTACGTCATCGGGGCCGACGCGGCGATCCAGAAGGCGAGTGACGACGGCGAGCCCGGCGGCACCGCGGGCGTCCCGATGCTCCAGATGCTGATGCGCCGCGACATGCGGTACGTCGCCGCGGTCGTGACGCGCTACTACGGAGGCGTCAAGCTCGGCGCGGGCGGACTCATCCGCGCCTATGGGGGAGCGGTCGGCGAGGCGCTCGACACGCTCGGCACCGTCACCCGGCGCCGCTTCCGCCTCGCCACCGTCACCGTCGACCACCAGCGCGCGGGCAAGGTCCAGAACGATCTGCGGGCGGCCGGCCGTGAGGTGCGTGACGTCCGTTACGGCGACGCCGTCACCATCGAGATCGGTCTTCCGGACGCCGACGTGGACGCCTTCCGGGGCTGGCTGGCCGACGCCACCGCGGGCAGCGCGGAGTTCGAACTCGGCGGAGAGGCGTACGGAGACGCCTGA
- a CDS encoding 4'-phosphopantetheinyl transferase superfamily protein, whose amino-acid sequence MASLLSAVPVTVVETHDDPADAVLFPEEEAVVANAVAKRRNEFTTVRHCARAALKSIGVPPAPILPGQRGAPRWPAGVVGSMTHCAGYRAAVVARADEVTSLGVDAEPGEPLRDPDVLGLIADEAERAALAGLGARHPGTPWDRLLFSAKESVYKTWFPLTGRWLGFEEARVELDPDGTFTARLLVEGPVVEGVELKVFPGQWIVRDGIAATAIVLPLGTPAVRS is encoded by the coding sequence TTGGCATCCCTGCTGTCCGCCGTGCCCGTCACCGTCGTCGAGACCCACGACGACCCCGCCGACGCCGTCCTCTTCCCCGAGGAGGAGGCGGTGGTGGCGAACGCGGTGGCCAAGCGGCGCAACGAGTTCACCACCGTGCGGCACTGCGCGCGGGCCGCGCTGAAGAGCATCGGCGTGCCGCCCGCCCCGATCCTGCCGGGCCAGCGGGGCGCGCCGCGCTGGCCGGCGGGGGTCGTCGGCAGCATGACGCACTGCGCCGGCTACCGCGCGGCGGTCGTGGCCCGTGCCGACGAGGTGACCTCGCTCGGCGTCGACGCGGAGCCGGGCGAGCCGCTGCGGGACCCTGACGTCCTTGGGCTGATCGCCGACGAGGCGGAGCGTGCGGCGCTCGCCGGCCTGGGCGCCCGGCATCCGGGCACGCCGTGGGACCGGCTGCTGTTCAGTGCCAAGGAGTCCGTCTACAAGACGTGGTTCCCCCTGACCGGCCGCTGGCTCGGCTTCGAGGAGGCCCGGGTGGAGCTGGACCCGGACGGGACGTTCACGGCGCGGCTGCTCGTGGAGGGGCCGGTGGTGGAGGGCGTCGAGCTGAAGGTGTTCCCGGGCCAGTGGATCGTCCGCGACGGGATAGCCGCCACGGCGATCGTCCTGCCACTGGGGACGCCCGCGGTCCGGTCGTAG